The Urbifossiella limnaea genome has a window encoding:
- a CDS encoding efflux RND transporter periplasmic adaptor subunit — protein MTIPHPAPTPPPAAGRWRSTLGSLASAAAGVAGLVLFLAWMGGAFRDKVRPGEVPAPRASAAGRTLVAAERVTEPQTEAAVGSVQPKKRTEVASQLLAGVLEVKARPGDRVQTGAPLVTLDDRELAAQQREALAALTAADADLVTRRADFERAKKARASGAVSDDEFGKVEGAFRVAEAQAGRGREVIARLAVQLTYTKLTASGPGLVSERLVEPGDLASPGKTLLVIYDPADLELHANIPESLAKAVAVGQSLPVYVQAPDLHVIGTVREVVPLAQQATRSVLVKLTLPPPPAGKTLLPGMFGRVEIGTGTADRLWVPSAAVRRIGQLDLVEVAGADGTLGRRFVRVGQERKRGGVDATEILSGLTAGDRVALPSK, from the coding sequence GTGACCATCCCACACCCCGCGCCGACGCCCCCGCCCGCGGCCGGGCGGTGGCGGTCCACGCTCGGCTCACTCGCCTCGGCCGCCGCCGGGGTGGCCGGGCTCGTCCTGTTCCTCGCCTGGATGGGCGGGGCGTTTCGGGACAAGGTCCGGCCCGGCGAGGTGCCCGCGCCCCGGGCCTCGGCCGCCGGCCGCACGCTCGTCGCCGCCGAGCGGGTGACCGAGCCGCAGACCGAGGCGGCCGTCGGCAGCGTCCAGCCGAAGAAGCGGACGGAGGTGGCGAGCCAGCTCCTCGCCGGGGTGCTGGAGGTGAAGGCCCGCCCCGGCGACCGGGTCCAGACCGGCGCCCCCCTCGTCACGCTCGACGACCGCGAGCTGGCCGCCCAGCAGCGGGAGGCGCTGGCCGCCCTGACGGCCGCCGACGCGGACCTGGTGACCCGCCGGGCCGACTTCGAGCGGGCGAAAAAGGCGCGGGCGAGCGGGGCCGTCAGTGACGACGAGTTCGGCAAGGTCGAGGGCGCGTTCCGGGTGGCCGAGGCCCAGGCCGGGCGGGGGCGGGAGGTGATCGCCCGGCTGGCCGTCCAGCTCACCTACACGAAGCTCACCGCGTCCGGGCCCGGGCTGGTTTCTGAACGGCTCGTCGAGCCGGGCGACCTGGCCTCCCCGGGGAAAACCTTGCTCGTGATCTACGACCCGGCCGACCTCGAACTCCACGCCAACATCCCCGAGAGTTTGGCCAAGGCGGTCGCCGTCGGGCAGTCGCTACCCGTCTACGTCCAGGCTCCCGACCTTCACGTCATCGGCACCGTCCGCGAGGTCGTGCCCCTCGCCCAGCAGGCGACCCGGTCGGTCCTCGTCAAGCTGACCCTTCCGCCACCCCCGGCCGGCAAGACGCTCCTCCCCGGGATGTTCGGCCGGGTCGAAATCGGGACCGGGACCGCCGACCGGCTGTGGGTGCCGTCGGCGGCGGTGCGCCGGATCGGGCAACTCGACCTGGTCGAGGTCGCCGGGGCGGACGGCACCCTCGGCCGCCGCTTTGTCCGCGTCGGCCAGGAGCGGAAGCGGGGCGGGGTGGACGCGACCGAAATCCTCTCCGGCCTGACCGCGGGCGACCGGGTCGCGCTCCCTTCCAAGTAA
- a CDS encoding efflux RND transporter permease subunit, producing MSTDRTDGGFVSRVVEAFLTGNLSVLLVLVMLAGGVAALALTPREEEPQIVVPMADVFVRMPGASAEEVEQLVSSKLERLLYQIDGVEYVYSMSRPGEAVVTVRFHVGESREGSLVKLHNKIMMHTDVVPPGVTGWVVKPVEIDDVPFVAVTLWGKTADDFALRRVAEQVEVALQGVPDTGRTEVVGGRRRQLRITLDPERMASRQVTPLDVDRVLRGANVGLRAGELRAGSREVAVDSGPYLQSARELETLVVGVFAGKPVYLKEVAEVADGPEEPTGYTRIAFGPGAARAPPEAATGSDFPAVTVGVARRKGSNAVAVAHAIEARLAELRATVIPHDVEARVTRNYGETADEKVSELVRELGLAIVIVAALIMYALGWREAVIVVTAVPLTFALTLLVNYLAGYSINRVTLFALILALGLVVDDPIVDVENIFRHFGLRRKPPREAVLEAVNEVRPPIIVATLVVMVSFLPMLFITGMMGPYMRPMALNVPVAMLMSMVVAFTVTPWLSYHVLKGVYGKGGHEPTDPHRTLTYRAYRAVLTPFLNSRAAAWGLIGFTGLLLAGSVVLPALGLVPLKMLPFDNKNEFLVLIDLPEGSTAEQTDAALKDLADDLRTAPEVAELLSYAGTASPMDFNGMVRHYYLRREPNRGDLRVNLIPKEEREAQSHAVVLRVRDRLEAVARRHQARLKIVEVPPGPPVLSTLVAEVYPKPDQTLAQLRADAKHVRGLFETEAGVVDVDDTFEAERPRFVFQVDREKASLTGVTAEQIANTLRIALAGMPPGEGDPKDFRAGTGHLPRELNPLVIVLRLPQADRARLGQLERLGVKTPAGEIVRLGELGRFEEAAAEATIYRKNMQRVAFVTAETAGRTPGEAVIGLMFQLRDHPTPNGAEVAWAGEGEWKITLDVFRDLGLAFAGALLLIYILMVYQTGSYLIPLVQMISIPLTVIGIMPGFWLLNVVTGTTVGGHANPVYFTATGMIGMIALAGIADRNAILLLDFVQHVRDRGGSLRDALVESGAVRLRPILLTAGAAMLGAWPITLDPVFSGLAWALIFGLVVSTAFTLVLVPVVYWMLYRTADDAGPHGTAGGDTPVSSPHTPHTAPTPAGGIGAP from the coding sequence ATGAGCACCGACCGCACCGACGGCGGGTTCGTCTCCCGGGTGGTCGAGGCGTTCCTCACCGGAAACCTGTCCGTCCTCCTCGTCCTGGTCATGCTGGCCGGCGGCGTCGCCGCCCTCGCGCTGACCCCGCGGGAGGAGGAGCCCCAGATCGTCGTCCCGATGGCGGACGTGTTCGTCCGCATGCCCGGGGCCAGCGCCGAGGAGGTCGAGCAGCTCGTCTCGTCCAAGCTGGAGCGGCTCCTCTACCAGATCGACGGGGTCGAGTACGTGTACTCGATGTCCCGCCCCGGCGAGGCCGTCGTGACCGTCCGGTTCCACGTCGGGGAGAGCCGCGAGGGGTCGCTGGTCAAGCTGCACAACAAGATCATGATGCACACCGACGTGGTCCCGCCCGGGGTTACGGGGTGGGTGGTCAAGCCGGTCGAGATCGACGACGTGCCGTTCGTCGCCGTCACCCTGTGGGGGAAGACGGCCGACGACTTCGCCCTGCGGCGGGTGGCCGAGCAGGTCGAGGTCGCGCTCCAGGGCGTGCCCGACACCGGCCGGACCGAGGTGGTCGGCGGCCGCCGGCGGCAGCTGCGGATCACGCTCGACCCGGAGCGGATGGCCTCCCGCCAGGTCACCCCGCTGGACGTGGACCGCGTCCTCCGCGGGGCGAACGTCGGCCTCCGGGCCGGCGAGCTGCGGGCCGGTAGCCGGGAGGTCGCGGTGGACAGCGGCCCGTACCTCCAGTCGGCCCGCGAGCTGGAAACGCTCGTCGTCGGGGTGTTCGCCGGGAAGCCGGTCTACCTCAAGGAGGTGGCCGAGGTGGCCGACGGCCCGGAGGAGCCGACCGGGTACACCCGCATCGCGTTCGGCCCCGGCGCCGCCCGCGCCCCGCCCGAGGCCGCGACCGGGTCCGACTTCCCGGCGGTCACCGTCGGCGTCGCCCGGCGGAAGGGGAGCAACGCCGTCGCCGTCGCCCACGCGATCGAGGCCCGGCTGGCCGAACTGCGGGCGACGGTCATCCCGCACGACGTCGAGGCCCGCGTCACCCGGAACTACGGCGAGACGGCCGACGAGAAGGTGAGCGAGCTGGTCCGCGAACTCGGGCTGGCGATCGTCATCGTCGCGGCCCTCATCATGTACGCCCTCGGCTGGCGCGAGGCGGTCATCGTCGTCACCGCGGTGCCGCTCACGTTCGCCCTCACGCTGCTCGTCAACTACCTGGCCGGGTACTCGATCAACCGGGTCACCCTGTTCGCCCTGATCCTCGCTCTCGGGCTGGTGGTGGACGACCCGATCGTGGACGTGGAGAACATCTTCCGCCACTTCGGGCTCCGGCGGAAGCCGCCGCGCGAGGCCGTGCTGGAGGCGGTCAACGAGGTCCGCCCGCCGATCATCGTGGCCACCCTGGTGGTGATGGTGTCGTTCCTCCCGATGCTGTTCATCACCGGGATGATGGGGCCGTACATGCGGCCGATGGCGCTGAACGTCCCGGTCGCCATGCTGATGTCGATGGTGGTGGCGTTCACCGTCACCCCGTGGCTCAGTTACCACGTCCTGAAGGGCGTGTACGGCAAGGGCGGGCACGAGCCGACCGACCCGCACCGCACGCTCACCTACCGCGCCTACCGCGCCGTGCTCACCCCGTTCCTGAACTCCCGCGCCGCCGCCTGGGGGCTGATCGGGTTCACTGGACTGCTGCTCGCCGGGTCGGTCGTCCTCCCGGCCCTCGGGCTCGTGCCGCTGAAGATGCTCCCGTTCGACAACAAGAACGAGTTCCTCGTCCTCATCGACCTGCCGGAGGGGAGCACCGCCGAGCAGACCGACGCCGCCCTCAAGGACCTGGCCGACGACCTGCGGACCGCCCCCGAGGTGGCCGAGCTGCTGAGCTACGCCGGCACCGCGTCGCCGATGGACTTCAACGGGATGGTCCGGCACTACTACCTCCGCCGGGAGCCGAACCGCGGCGACCTGCGGGTGAACCTGATCCCGAAGGAGGAGCGGGAGGCCCAGAGCCACGCCGTCGTCCTCCGCGTCCGCGACCGGCTCGAAGCCGTGGCCCGGCGGCACCAGGCGCGGCTGAAGATCGTCGAGGTGCCCCCCGGCCCGCCGGTGCTGAGCACCCTCGTCGCCGAGGTGTACCCGAAGCCGGACCAGACCCTCGCCCAGCTCCGGGCCGATGCGAAGCACGTCCGCGGGCTGTTCGAGACGGAGGCCGGGGTGGTGGACGTGGACGACACGTTCGAGGCCGAGCGGCCGCGGTTCGTCTTCCAGGTGGACCGGGAGAAGGCGTCGCTGACCGGGGTGACGGCCGAGCAGATCGCCAACACCCTGCGGATCGCGCTGGCTGGGATGCCGCCCGGGGAGGGCGACCCGAAAGACTTCCGCGCCGGCACCGGGCACCTGCCGCGGGAGTTGAACCCGCTGGTGATCGTGCTCCGGCTCCCGCAGGCCGACCGCGCCCGGCTCGGCCAGCTCGAGCGCCTCGGGGTGAAGACCCCGGCGGGGGAGATCGTGCGGCTCGGCGAACTCGGCCGGTTCGAGGAGGCCGCGGCCGAGGCGACGATCTACCGGAAGAACATGCAGCGGGTGGCGTTCGTGACCGCCGAGACGGCCGGCCGCACCCCCGGCGAGGCGGTGATCGGGCTGATGTTCCAGCTCCGCGACCACCCCACCCCGAACGGCGCCGAGGTGGCGTGGGCCGGGGAGGGCGAGTGGAAGATCACGCTCGACGTGTTCCGCGACCTCGGGCTCGCGTTCGCCGGCGCGCTGCTGCTGATCTACATCCTGATGGTCTACCAGACCGGCAGCTACCTCATCCCGCTGGTGCAGATGATCTCGATCCCGCTGACCGTGATCGGGATCATGCCCGGGTTCTGGCTGCTGAACGTGGTGACCGGCACGACCGTCGGGGGGCACGCGAACCCGGTCTACTTCACCGCCACCGGGATGATCGGGATGATCGCCCTCGCCGGGATCGCCGACCGGAACGCGATCCTGCTGCTCGACTTCGTGCAGCACGTCCGGGACCGCGGGGGGTCGCTGCGGGACGCGCTCGTCGAGAGCGGAGCGGTCCGGCTCCGGCCGATCCTGCTGACCGCCGGGGCGGCGATGCTCGGGGCGTGGCCGATCACCCTCGACCCGGTGTTCAGCGGGCTGGCGTGGGCGCTGATCTTCGGCCTCGTCGTCTCGACCGCGTTTACCCTGGTCCTGGTCCCGGTCGTCTACTGGATGCTGTACCGCACGGCCGACGACGCCGGCCCGCACGGTACCGCTGGCGGTGACACACCTGTGTCATCGCCGCACACCCCACACACCGCTCCGACCCCGGCCGGCGGCATCGGGGCGCCGTGA
- a CDS encoding sensor histidine kinase, translating into MRQFLLSRYSGPLVALGGLLAAACLGSTIAINRLQTDLARTVRHDAARMEAAGELQVWLRQLRFHAVMFAADPSPARRWQVAEDRRLVAAALADARHECHPDDLELLEAIGRGYREYEAGLGMDDRPGAAPRAGDDFIRWADAHPVQGLLVPCRELADRQRERMDRSVERSEAQATWAGRVLVGLGLAGALGGVLSGFATARGVTRRVARLSVRVQAVQAHLGQDVGEMTVELPHHFGDLDERLDRVVGRVKEVCGRLQDQERELLRAEQLAAVGQLAAGVAHEVRNPLTGIKFLVEAALRPRNPTPLDGEDLRLIRQEIVRMERTVQDLIDYARTPPPDRHAHDLRALVGEAAAVAASRAERKQLVVRLDLPAAPAPAAVDRDQVLSVLTNLLYNAIDATPPGGEVAVGVGVGPGSAPRVTVTDTGRGIDPAVADRLFTPFATTKPTGTGLGLTVARRVARDHGGTLTGVNRPGGGACFTLTLPAAEEARAEAAGR; encoded by the coding sequence ATGAGGCAGTTCCTTCTCAGCCGCTACTCCGGGCCGCTCGTCGCCCTCGGCGGGCTGCTCGCGGCCGCGTGCCTGGGCAGCACGATCGCCATCAACCGCCTTCAGACCGACCTCGCCCGTACAGTCCGGCACGACGCGGCCCGGATGGAGGCGGCCGGCGAACTTCAGGTCTGGCTGCGGCAACTCCGGTTCCACGCCGTCATGTTCGCCGCCGACCCGTCTCCCGCCCGCCGGTGGCAGGTGGCCGAGGACCGCCGCCTGGTCGCCGCCGCCCTCGCCGACGCCCGCCACGAGTGCCACCCCGACGACCTCGAACTGTTGGAGGCGATCGGGCGGGGCTACCGGGAGTACGAGGCCGGGCTCGGGATGGACGACCGCCCCGGGGCGGCCCCGCGGGCGGGGGACGACTTCATCCGCTGGGCCGACGCCCATCCGGTCCAGGGGTTGCTCGTCCCCTGCCGCGAACTCGCCGACCGGCAACGGGAGCGGATGGACCGGAGCGTCGAGCGGAGCGAGGCGCAGGCGACGTGGGCCGGCCGCGTGCTGGTCGGCCTCGGCCTGGCGGGCGCCCTCGGCGGGGTGCTCAGCGGGTTCGCCACCGCCCGCGGGGTGACCCGCCGGGTCGCCCGGCTGTCGGTGCGGGTGCAGGCGGTCCAGGCGCACCTCGGCCAGGACGTGGGGGAGATGACGGTCGAGCTCCCCCACCACTTCGGCGACCTGGACGAGCGGCTGGACCGGGTGGTCGGGCGGGTCAAGGAGGTGTGCGGGCGGCTCCAGGACCAGGAGCGGGAGCTGCTCCGGGCCGAGCAGCTCGCCGCCGTCGGGCAGCTCGCCGCCGGGGTCGCACACGAGGTCCGCAACCCGCTCACCGGGATCAAGTTCCTGGTCGAGGCGGCCCTCCGCCCCCGGAACCCTACCCCCCTCGACGGGGAAGACCTCCGCCTGATCCGCCAGGAGATCGTCCGCATGGAGCGGACGGTGCAGGACCTGATCGACTACGCCCGGACGCCGCCCCCGGACCGCCACGCTCACGACCTCCGCGCCCTGGTCGGCGAGGCCGCCGCAGTCGCGGCGAGCCGGGCCGAGCGGAAGCAGCTCGTCGTCCGGCTCGACCTGCCGGCCGCGCCCGCGCCGGCGGCGGTGGACCGCGACCAGGTGCTATCCGTGCTGACCAACCTGCTGTACAACGCGATTGACGCCACCCCGCCGGGCGGCGAGGTCGCCGTCGGGGTGGGCGTCGGGCCGGGCTCCGCCCCGCGGGTGACCGTGACCGACACCGGCCGGGGCATCGACCCGGCGGTCGCGGACCGGCTGTTCACCCCGTTCGCCACCACCAAGCCGACCGGCACCGGGCTCGGGTTGACCGTCGCCCGGCGGGTCGCCCGGGACCACGGGGGAACCCTGACGGGGGTCAACCGGCCCGGCGGCGGGGCGTGCTTCACACTCACCCTGCCGGCCGCGGAGGAGGCTCGTGCCGAAGCTGCTGGTCGTTGA
- a CDS encoding sigma-54-dependent transcriptional regulator has translation MPKLLVVDDEPIICHSFRRVFTDPAVEVVTAGSVAEGWARFERDRPDVVVLDLQLPDGSGLDLFERVRAADPRRPVVFITAHGTSDTAIEAMKRGAFDYLTKPLDLEQVSGLLGRAFDAARLMHEPAALPDDPAADRIVGRTPVVQEMCKLIGRLAPQDANVLILGESGTGKELVARALYQHSTRADRPFLAINCAALPDALVESELFGHERGAFTGADHRRVGRFEQCGDGTILLDEIGDMPLPAQAKILRLLQDQTFERVGGSQPIRTRVRVLAATNQDLEQLIAAGRFRGDLYYRLKVATVRVPPLRDRRADIPELAHHFLFRHARAAGRDVRDFSPEALDLLQRHDWPGNVRQLQNEVQMAVYQAAGQTVFPADLPSLGPAGGPFPPAPDVLAGALPTSRDAPPDLIGSIETYLRDGGNDVYARVMAVVERELLTRALRHTNGHQGQASELLGINRSTLRLKLRDLGILPPG, from the coding sequence GTGCCGAAGCTGCTGGTCGTTGACGACGAGCCGATCATCTGCCACTCCTTCCGCCGGGTGTTCACCGACCCCGCGGTCGAGGTGGTCACCGCCGGGTCGGTGGCCGAGGGGTGGGCGCGGTTCGAGCGGGACCGGCCGGACGTGGTCGTGCTCGACCTGCAACTCCCCGACGGGTCCGGGCTCGACCTGTTCGAGCGGGTCCGCGCCGCCGACCCGCGGCGGCCGGTCGTGTTCATCACCGCCCACGGCACGTCCGACACGGCGATCGAGGCGATGAAGCGGGGGGCGTTCGACTACCTGACCAAGCCGCTCGACCTGGAGCAGGTGAGCGGGCTGCTCGGCCGGGCGTTCGACGCAGCCCGGCTGATGCACGAGCCGGCGGCCCTCCCGGACGACCCGGCCGCCGACCGGATCGTCGGCCGCACCCCGGTCGTGCAGGAGATGTGTAAGCTCATCGGCCGGCTCGCCCCGCAGGACGCGAACGTCCTGATCCTCGGCGAGTCCGGGACCGGCAAGGAGCTGGTCGCCCGCGCGCTCTACCAGCACTCGACGCGGGCCGACCGGCCGTTCCTGGCGATCAACTGCGCGGCCCTCCCCGACGCCCTGGTCGAGAGCGAGCTGTTCGGCCACGAGCGGGGGGCCTTCACCGGGGCCGACCACCGGCGGGTCGGCCGGTTCGAGCAGTGCGGCGACGGCACGATCCTGCTGGACGAGATCGGGGACATGCCGCTCCCGGCGCAGGCGAAGATCCTCCGGCTGCTGCAGGACCAGACGTTCGAGCGGGTCGGCGGGAGCCAGCCCATCCGCACCCGGGTCCGGGTGCTGGCCGCCACGAACCAGGACCTGGAGCAACTTATCGCCGCCGGCCGGTTCCGGGGCGACCTGTACTACCGGCTCAAGGTGGCCACCGTCCGGGTGCCGCCGCTGCGCGACCGGCGGGCGGACATCCCGGAGCTGGCCCACCACTTCCTGTTCCGCCACGCCCGGGCGGCGGGCCGCGACGTCCGCGACTTTTCCCCGGAGGCCCTGGACCTGCTCCAGCGGCACGACTGGCCGGGGAACGTCCGGCAGCTTCAGAACGAGGTCCAGATGGCGGTCTACCAGGCCGCCGGTCAGACCGTATTCCCGGCCGACCTGCCCAGCCTCGGTCCGGCCGGCGGGCCGTTCCCGCCGGCACCGGATGTACTTGCCGGGGCGTTGCCCACGTCGCGGGACGCGCCCCCAGACTTGATCGGCTCGATCGAGACGTACCTTCGGGACGGGGGTAACGACGTGTACGCGCGGGTCATGGCGGTGGTGGAACGGGAGCTCCTCACCCGCGCGCTCCGCCACACCAACGGGCACCAAGGGCAGGCCAGCGAACTCCTCGGGATCAACCGCTCGACCCTTCGTCTGAAGCTCCGGGACCTCGGGATCTTGCCCCCCGGGTAA
- a CDS encoding efflux RND transporter permease subunit yields MGLVKLALGNVYGVVVFALFIMVLGAVALVSIPVDILPAFKVPAVQVLTYYNGMPARSIERTLTDRIERWVNQSPGVKNVESRSVSGVSVVKLYFREDVDPNTAITMSSTLADAARPYLPTNTLPPVVLPFDPTGTLPLGILTVSNDRMAEQEVKDLARVEVRNRLGAIPGAVAPVVVGGKDRRVMIYLDPKKLEHRRLSAVDVVNALDRGNMMVSPGTAYFGDNQVSLDTNMMVRTVDELNDLPIVFEPGRQIYLRDVGEAVDDAVIQKSRVRVNGKQQVFVPIYRQSGSSSLAVADGVRAALPGMVESELPEGTKLEYVIDQSAYVRNAIESLVHEGIIGAILVSIMILVFLGDWKMTLIASMSLPLAILGAIIGLQTSGQTINVMTLGGLFLAIGPLVDNAIVVLENTHRHLGMGKTPAQAADDACNELTLPVVVATLALIIVLAPVALTPGVSGFLFKPLTMAVAFAMLASFVLSWTFVPALCSKMLRGHGHGHHNHNPGGHSPPDRPPGLFARAYGRINAVLDGTARLYGGVLDVALRHRLFVLVGIGLVFAGSLGLAKFIGQEFFPAVDAGQISLQVRGPSNLRLDATERRIAEVEAAIAEVIPPHELSMVVSEIGLNNDWSAAYSLNAGQQDAVIRLQLTPERSASAQEYAVRLRRRLADDPLFSDLEFSFDTGGMVSAALNFGASSPIDIQVMGGSPDEKFGVAAKIKTLVKDVPGAADVRVLQRNDSPYLVLEVNRERAAAVGLAAKDVVMQVVTAMNSSIALTRNFWIDPKSGNQYFVAVQYPDNPYFKIEDLQNVVATGTNQGGKTPVRLSTLITIRSTTQPVEFNHDGLKRVVDVQVNTENRDIGGVAADISKRLEGLELPKGMKVELKGEYARMRESFASLGVGLGLASLLVYLLMVPLMRSFVMPLIIMATVPLGLIGVLVTLWTTGTTLNIQSEMGVIFLVGIIVSQGVLLMDFANQLRKQGRTVREAITQSAVIRFKPILMTFLATFLDLLPMAIGLGRGSEALTPLARTVVGGLVSATALTLFVVPILYTLLIRDKHHPAAHHDGHHAPPHHDHPGHGHHHG; encoded by the coding sequence ATGGGGTTGGTCAAGCTCGCCCTCGGCAACGTGTACGGGGTCGTCGTCTTCGCCCTGTTCATCATGGTCCTCGGGGCGGTCGCCCTCGTGTCCATCCCGGTGGACATCCTGCCGGCGTTCAAGGTGCCGGCCGTCCAGGTGCTCACGTACTACAACGGGATGCCCGCCCGCTCCATCGAGCGGACACTCACCGACCGCATCGAGCGGTGGGTGAACCAGTCGCCGGGGGTGAAGAACGTCGAGTCGCGGTCCGTGTCCGGGGTGAGCGTCGTCAAGCTCTACTTCCGCGAGGACGTGGACCCGAACACGGCGATCACGATGAGCAGCACGCTCGCCGACGCCGCCCGCCCGTACCTGCCGACCAACACCCTCCCCCCCGTCGTCCTCCCGTTCGACCCGACCGGCACCCTGCCGCTCGGCATCCTCACCGTCAGCAACGACAGGATGGCCGAGCAGGAGGTGAAGGACCTCGCCCGGGTCGAGGTGCGCAACCGCCTCGGCGCCATCCCCGGGGCCGTCGCCCCGGTGGTCGTCGGCGGCAAGGACCGGCGGGTGATGATCTACCTCGACCCGAAAAAGCTCGAACACCGCCGGCTGTCGGCCGTGGACGTGGTGAACGCCCTCGACCGCGGCAACATGATGGTGTCCCCCGGCACGGCGTACTTCGGTGACAACCAGGTGTCGCTCGACACCAACATGATGGTCCGCACGGTGGACGAGCTGAACGACCTCCCCATCGTGTTCGAGCCGGGGCGGCAGATCTACCTCCGCGACGTGGGCGAGGCGGTGGACGACGCGGTGATCCAGAAGTCGCGGGTGCGGGTGAACGGCAAGCAGCAGGTGTTCGTGCCGATCTACCGGCAGTCCGGGTCGAGCAGCCTCGCCGTCGCCGACGGGGTGCGGGCGGCGCTCCCGGGGATGGTCGAGTCCGAGCTCCCCGAGGGGACGAAGCTGGAGTACGTCATCGACCAGTCGGCTTACGTCCGCAACGCGATCGAGAGCCTGGTCCACGAGGGGATCATCGGCGCCATCCTCGTCTCGATCATGATCCTCGTCTTCCTCGGCGACTGGAAGATGACGCTGATCGCGTCCATGTCGCTGCCGCTCGCGATCCTCGGGGCCATCATCGGGCTCCAGACCAGCGGCCAGACGATCAACGTGATGACCCTCGGCGGGCTGTTCCTGGCGATCGGCCCGCTGGTGGACAACGCCATCGTGGTGCTGGAGAACACCCACCGCCACCTCGGCATGGGGAAGACCCCCGCCCAGGCCGCCGACGACGCCTGCAACGAACTCACGCTCCCCGTCGTCGTCGCCACGCTGGCCCTCATCATCGTGCTGGCCCCGGTCGCGCTCACGCCGGGCGTGAGCGGGTTCCTGTTCAAGCCGCTCACGATGGCCGTGGCGTTCGCCATGCTCGCGTCGTTCGTGCTGTCGTGGACGTTCGTGCCGGCCCTGTGCTCGAAGATGCTCCGCGGGCACGGACACGGCCACCACAACCACAACCCCGGCGGCCACTCCCCGCCGGACCGCCCGCCGGGGCTGTTCGCCCGGGCCTACGGCCGAATCAACGCCGTCCTCGACGGCACCGCCCGGCTCTACGGCGGGGTTCTCGACGTGGCGCTGCGGCACCGGCTGTTCGTGCTGGTGGGGATCGGGCTGGTGTTCGCCGGGTCGCTCGGGCTGGCGAAGTTCATCGGCCAGGAGTTCTTCCCGGCCGTGGACGCCGGGCAGATCAGCCTCCAGGTGCGGGGGCCGTCGAACCTCCGGCTGGACGCCACCGAGCGGCGGATCGCCGAGGTGGAAGCCGCCATCGCCGAGGTCATCCCGCCGCACGAGCTGTCGATGGTGGTGTCCGAGATCGGGCTGAACAACGACTGGTCGGCCGCGTACTCGCTGAACGCCGGGCAGCAGGACGCGGTGATCCGCCTCCAACTCACGCCCGAGCGGTCGGCCAGCGCCCAGGAGTACGCCGTCCGCCTCCGCCGGCGGCTCGCCGACGACCCGCTGTTCTCCGACCTGGAGTTCAGCTTCGACACCGGCGGGATGGTGTCCGCCGCCCTGAACTTCGGGGCGTCGTCCCCGATCGACATCCAGGTGATGGGCGGCAGCCCGGACGAGAAGTTCGGCGTGGCCGCGAAGATCAAGACCCTGGTGAAGGACGTGCCCGGGGCGGCCGACGTCCGGGTCCTCCAGCGGAACGACTCCCCGTACCTGGTGCTGGAGGTGAACCGCGAGCGGGCCGCGGCCGTCGGGCTCGCGGCGAAGGACGTGGTGATGCAGGTGGTGACGGCGATGAACAGCAGCATCGCCCTGACCCGCAACTTCTGGATCGACCCGAAGAGCGGCAACCAGTACTTCGTCGCCGTCCAGTACCCCGACAACCCGTACTTCAAGATCGAGGACCTGCAGAACGTCGTCGCCACCGGGACCAACCAGGGCGGCAAGACGCCGGTCCGGCTGAGCACCCTCATCACCATCCGGTCCACCACCCAGCCGGTCGAGTTCAACCACGACGGGCTGAAGCGGGTGGTGGACGTGCAGGTGAACACCGAAAACCGCGACATCGGCGGCGTCGCGGCCGACATCAGCAAGCGGCTGGAGGGGCTGGAGCTGCCGAAGGGGATGAAGGTGGAGCTGAAGGGCGAGTACGCCCGGATGAGGGAGTCGTTCGCCAGCCTCGGCGTCGGGCTGGGCCTGGCGTCGCTGCTGGTCTACCTGCTGATGGTGCCGCTGATGCGGTCGTTCGTGATGCCGCTCATCATCATGGCGACCGTCCCGCTCGGGCTGATCGGGGTGCTGGTGACGCTGTGGACGACGGGCACCACGCTGAACATCCAGTCCGAGATGGGGGTGATCTTCCTCGTCGGGATCATCGTCTCCCAGGGCGTGCTCCTGATGGACTTCGCCAACCAACTCCGCAAGCAGGGGCGGACCGTCCGCGAGGCCATCACCCAGTCCGCCGTCATCCGGTTCAAGCCGATCCTGATGACGTTCCTGGCGACGTTCCTCGACCTGCTGCCGATGGCGATCGGGCTCGGCCGGGGGAGCGAGGCGCTGACCCCGCTGGCCCGGACGGTGGTCGGCGGGCTGGTGTCGGCCACGGCGCTGACGCTGTTCGTGGTGCCGATCCTGTACACTCTGCTGATCCGCGATAAGCACCACCCCGCGGCTCACCACGACGGCCACCACGCCCCGCCCCACCACGACCATCCCGGCCACGGCCATCACCACGGCTAA